From Alphaproteobacteria bacterium, the proteins below share one genomic window:
- a CDS encoding sugar ABC transporter permease, producing MVSLDAASTGAASRPQARVERRRPRRAWWFPYVLLAPSLLFLVLFTYLPVIRVIVDALHVSRHGSAEPARFAGLANFRTVLGDSAFHQALINNVIYALGTLVPTIVLALLFALAVQRSTRLASVLRTIFFFPSLVPLVAAASLFFFIFLPGVGLLDYHLGKLGLSGPNWLGDSDVALWSIIGLTVWKNAGYYMLFYIAGLQNIPGDTIEAAMIDGANALQRLWYVILPALAPTTAFVVVIALINVLTNVDHVVVLTKGGPSNATNLLLFYIFQEAHENFDYGKAAAATVISVAVLLAISLGSIRVMERGGRGAA from the coding sequence ATGGTGTCCCTCGACGCAGCTTCCACCGGCGCAGCGAGCCGACCGCAGGCGCGGGTCGAACGGCGTCGGCCGCGCCGCGCCTGGTGGTTTCCCTATGTGCTGCTGGCGCCGTCGCTGCTGTTCCTGGTGCTGTTCACCTATCTGCCGGTGATCCGGGTGATCGTCGATGCGCTGCATGTCAGCCGACACGGCAGCGCGGAGCCGGCGCGCTTCGCCGGCCTGGCGAATTTTCGCACGGTCCTGGGTGATTCCGCGTTCCATCAGGCGCTGATCAACAATGTGATCTACGCCCTGGGCACCCTGGTGCCGACCATCGTGCTGGCGCTGCTCTTCGCGCTGGCCGTGCAGCGCTCGACGCGGCTGGCGTCGGTGCTGCGCACGATCTTCTTCTTTCCCTCGCTGGTGCCGCTGGTGGCGGCGGCGTCGCTGTTCTTCTTCATCTTCCTGCCCGGTGTCGGCCTGCTCGACTATCACCTGGGCAAGCTCGGTCTCAGCGGTCCGAACTGGCTGGGCGACAGCGACGTGGCGCTGTGGTCGATCATCGGACTCACGGTTTGGAAGAACGCCGGCTACTACATGCTGTTCTACATCGCCGGCCTGCAGAACATTCCCGGCGACACCATCGAAGCGGCGATGATCGACGGCGCCAACGCGCTGCAGCGGCTGTGGTACGTGATCCTGCCGGCGCTGGCGCCGACAACGGCCTTCGTCGTGGTGATCGCGCTGATCAACGTGCTGACCAACGTCGACCACGTGGTCGTGCTGACCAAGGGCGGACCGAGCAACGCCACCAACCTGCTGCTGTTCTACATCTTCCAGGAAGCGCACGAGAATTTCGACTACGGCAAGGCTGCCGCCGCGACGGTGATCAGCGTCGCGGTGCTGCTGGCGATCTCGCTGGGCTCGATCCGCGTCATGGAGCGGGGAGGTCGCGGTGCGGCGTGA
- a CDS encoding ABC transporter substrate-binding protein, producing the protein MLRRTALKTLAATTALVAAPAIAQSTTEIIVEYSIPDLFKTLHEDIARAFMKANPQYKITFRAPQPGYEEITQSVLRAAITNTLPDVAYHGLNRQRIFVDRGIAQPLEAFIAADAQFKEFGHARGLLDIGKIKGKQYGIGFSLSTPIIYVNGDLVAKAGGNLAALPATWDGIFELARKVKALGGSTQGFHFDWDITGNWMFQALVFSNGGTMLSEDEKRVAFDGEAGKQAITALSRMVKEGTMRDVAQSVALQDFTSGTMGIWGHSTSRLGGVTKQVGEKFKLRTAAFPTAANGRLPMGGNTAMLFAKDPAKQKAAWEYIKFATGPVGATMMVKATGYFPSALKVADDPAMLKDFYAANPNHLVAMKQLPKATGWYAFPGENGLKITDVIKDHLQSVVAQKAEPMAALATMSKEVQALLPA; encoded by the coding sequence ATGCTGAGACGCACCGCCCTGAAGACGCTGGCCGCGACCACCGCCCTGGTGGCCGCACCGGCCATCGCCCAGTCGACCACGGAGATCATCGTCGAGTACTCGATCCCCGACCTGTTCAAGACCCTGCACGAGGACATCGCGCGGGCGTTCATGAAGGCCAACCCGCAGTACAAGATCACCTTCCGCGCGCCGCAGCCCGGCTATGAGGAGATCACCCAGAGCGTGCTGCGCGCCGCCATCACCAACACCCTGCCCGACGTCGCCTATCACGGCCTGAATCGCCAGCGCATCTTCGTCGATCGCGGCATCGCCCAGCCGCTCGAGGCGTTCATCGCCGCCGACGCGCAGTTCAAGGAGTTCGGCCACGCGCGTGGCCTGCTCGACATCGGCAAGATCAAGGGCAAGCAGTACGGCATCGGCTTCTCGCTCTCGACGCCGATCATCTACGTCAACGGCGACCTGGTGGCGAAGGCCGGCGGCAACCTCGCGGCGCTGCCTGCCACCTGGGACGGCATCTTCGAGCTGGCACGCAAGGTCAAGGCGCTGGGCGGCAGCACCCAGGGCTTCCACTTCGACTGGGACATCACCGGCAACTGGATGTTCCAGGCGCTGGTGTTCTCCAATGGCGGCACCATGCTGAGCGAGGACGAGAAGAGGGTCGCCTTCGACGGCGAGGCCGGCAAGCAGGCGATCACCGCGCTTTCGCGCATGGTCAAGGAAGGCACCATGCGCGACGTCGCGCAGTCAGTGGCCTTGCAGGACTTCACCTCGGGCACGATGGGCATCTGGGGCCACTCGACCTCGCGCCTGGGCGGCGTCACCAAGCAGGTCGGCGAGAAGTTCAAGCTGCGCACCGCCGCGTTCCCGACCGCCGCCAATGGCCGGCTGCCGATGGGCGGCAACACCGCGATGCTGTTCGCCAAGGATCCGGCGAAGCAGAAGGCGGCGTGGGAGTACATCAAGTTCGCCACCGGTCCGGTCGGCGCGACCATGATGGTCAAGGCCACCGGCTACTTCCCCTCGGCGCTGAAGGTCGCCGACGATCCGGCGATGCTCAAGGATTTCTACGCCGCCAATCCCAACCACCTCGTGGCCATGAAGCAGCTGCCCAAAGCCACCGGCTGGTACGCCTTCCCGGGCGAGAACGGGCTCAAGATCACCGACGTGATCAAGGACCACCTGCAGTCCGTGGTGGCGCAGAAGGCCGAGCCGATGGCAGCGCTGGCGACCATGTCGAAGGAAGTGCAGGCGCTGCTACCGGCGTGA
- the trxA gene encoding thioredoxin gives MATIKASDATFEQEVLKSDQPVLVDFWAEWCGPCKLIGPSLEEISGELEGKLKVVKVNIDENPMAPSKYGVRSIPTLLVFKNGQVAATKIGAEPKQRLMQWINSVV, from the coding sequence ATGGCAACCATCAAGGCCAGCGACGCGACCTTCGAGCAGGAGGTCCTGAAGTCGGACCAGCCCGTGCTGGTGGATTTCTGGGCCGAATGGTGCGGTCCCTGCAAGCTGATCGGGCCGTCGCTCGAGGAGATCTCCGGCGAGCTGGAGGGCAAGCTGAAGGTCGTCAAGGTCAACATCGACGAGAACCCGATGGCGCCGTCGAAGTACGGCGTGCGCTCGATCCCGACCCTGCTGGTGTTCAAGAACGGCCAGGTGGCGGCGACCAAGATCGGCGCCGAGCCCAAGCAGCGCCTGATGCAGTGGATCAACTCGGTCGTCTGA
- a CDS encoding ABC transporter substrate-binding protein, translating into MSFIGRLAAGAAALAMGCAGASVAQAQTRIEFFFPVPVEGKLAREMTRLVKLYNEGQKEVEVTAVYTGSYDETKLKAQAAAKAGKPPAVVLMSANFNVDLKLSGDIMSLEPLVKAEGFTREKFLADFWPALHANTTVDGELYGVPFHNSTPLLYYNVDHFKQAGLDPAKPPRTWAELVDAARKLTRRDGDKVERYGFLMPSGYDYLGWLMSALSMSNGGRYFNQDYGGEVYYDSPSMLGAVRLVDDMIHKHKVMQPGVVEAGGVSTAFFAGKASMMLLSTGSLSFIRENMKSPYNVGFVPRNVRNAVPIGGASLVMFKGQSEASQRAGWKFVKWLSSTETLGGWSRFTGYFAPRRSVYDTAEMKDFIARNPDAKVALDQLVHAQPWFATYQTVAVRKALEDEVQAVMNGKKKPDAAVRDAQKKADELLKPYVDETALKLP; encoded by the coding sequence ATGTCATTCATCGGACGTCTGGCGGCCGGCGCGGCGGCGCTGGCGATGGGTTGCGCGGGTGCGTCGGTGGCGCAGGCGCAGACCAGGATCGAGTTCTTCTTTCCGGTGCCGGTCGAGGGCAAGCTGGCGCGCGAGATGACGCGACTGGTGAAGCTCTACAACGAGGGCCAGAAGGAGGTCGAGGTCACGGCGGTCTATACCGGCAGCTACGACGAGACCAAGCTCAAGGCGCAGGCCGCGGCCAAGGCGGGCAAGCCGCCGGCGGTGGTGCTGATGAGCGCCAACTTCAACGTCGACCTCAAGCTTTCCGGCGACATCATGTCGCTCGAGCCGCTGGTGAAGGCCGAAGGCTTCACGCGCGAGAAGTTCCTCGCCGATTTCTGGCCAGCGCTGCACGCCAACACCACGGTCGACGGCGAGCTCTACGGCGTGCCGTTTCACAACTCCACGCCGCTGCTCTACTACAACGTCGATCACTTCAAGCAGGCCGGACTCGATCCCGCCAAACCGCCGCGGACCTGGGCCGAGCTGGTCGACGCGGCCAGGAAGCTCACCAGGCGCGACGGCGACAAGGTCGAGCGCTACGGCTTCCTGATGCCCTCCGGCTACGACTATCTCGGCTGGCTGATGAGCGCGCTGTCGATGTCCAACGGCGGGCGCTACTTCAACCAGGATTACGGCGGCGAGGTCTACTACGACTCGCCCTCGATGCTGGGCGCCGTGCGGCTGGTCGACGACATGATCCACAAGCACAAGGTGATGCAGCCCGGCGTCGTCGAGGCGGGCGGCGTGTCGACGGCGTTCTTCGCCGGCAAGGCCTCGATGATGCTGCTGTCGACCGGCTCGCTGTCGTTCATCCGCGAGAACATGAAGAGCCCGTACAACGTGGGCTTCGTGCCGCGCAACGTGCGCAACGCCGTGCCGATCGGCGGCGCCTCGCTGGTGATGTTCAAGGGCCAGAGCGAGGCCAGCCAGCGGGCCGGCTGGAAGTTCGTGAAGTGGCTGTCCTCGACCGAGACGCTGGGTGGCTGGAGCCGCTTCACCGGCTACTTCGCGCCGCGCCGCTCGGTTTACGACACGGCGGAGATGAAGGACTTCATCGCCAGGAACCCCGACGCCAAGGTGGCGCTCGACCAGCTGGTCCATGCCCAGCCCTGGTTCGCGACCTATCAGACCGTCGCGGTGCGCAAGGCGCTGGAGGACGAGGTGCAGGCGGTGATGAACGGCAAGAAAAAGCCCGACGCCGCCGTGCGCGACGCGCAGAAGAAGGCCGATGAGCTGCTGAAGCCTTACGTCGACGAGACGGCACTGAAGCTGCCTTAG
- a CDS encoding phosphodiesterase, with translation MMIAQITDLHVRPPGTRAYTVVETNAMLQATVEAINALPRLPDVVIATGDLTDCGLPEEYAALRRILSALEMPVYLVPGNHDRRAEMVAAFGDDGYLPDDGEFLHYVVEDNDVRLIGLDTVVPGHGHGQMCEQRLRWLDARLLEERERPTLIFMHHPPFSTGLAAMDDINCRDGEEMAAVVGRYRHVERVICGHHHRPIVTRWAGTIGSVAPSTAHQVTLHLAPGDEPSTFTMEPPAYQLHVWSEGAGLISHTAYVGAFAGPYPFILDADYPGHQKVTAAETA, from the coding sequence ATGATGATCGCCCAGATCACCGACCTGCATGTACGGCCGCCGGGCACGCGTGCCTACACGGTGGTCGAGACCAACGCCATGCTGCAGGCGACGGTCGAGGCCATCAATGCCCTGCCGCGCCTGCCCGACGTGGTGATCGCCACCGGCGACCTGACGGATTGCGGCCTGCCCGAGGAGTATGCCGCGCTGCGCCGCATCCTCTCGGCGCTGGAGATGCCGGTCTATCTTGTACCTGGCAACCACGACCGGCGCGCCGAGATGGTCGCGGCGTTCGGCGACGACGGCTACCTGCCCGACGATGGCGAGTTCCTGCACTACGTCGTCGAGGACAACGACGTGCGCCTGATCGGGCTGGATACCGTCGTGCCCGGTCACGGCCATGGCCAGATGTGCGAGCAGCGCCTGCGCTGGCTTGATGCGCGGCTGCTCGAGGAGCGCGAGCGGCCGACGCTGATCTTCATGCATCACCCACCGTTCTCGACCGGGCTGGCGGCAATGGACGACATCAATTGCCGCGACGGCGAGGAGATGGCGGCGGTGGTCGGCCGGTATCGGCATGTCGAGCGCGTGATCTGCGGCCACCATCACCGGCCGATCGTGACGCGCTGGGCCGGCACGATCGGCTCGGTGGCGCCCAGCACGGCGCATCAGGTGACGCTGCATCTCGCGCCCGGGGACGAGCCGTCGACCTTCACCATGGAGCCGCCGGCCTACCAGCTCCATGTCTGGAGCGAAGGCGCCGGGCTGATCAGCCACACCGCCTATGTCGGTGCCTTCGCCGGCCCGTATCCCTTCATCCTCGACGCCGACTACCCGGGACACCAGAAGGTCACGGCAGCGGAAACCGCTTGA
- a CDS encoding carboxymuconolactone decarboxylase family protein, with translation MARVRYVAPEELSPEDKDVIWRDRPIYRALANSLDGARAFNGIARWIRFKSRLDGRLRELVILQIGYVASSPYEWAHHIEIGREFGVSDADIDALILESKGDTSSLPAFERALLAAAREMETGRGVAAATFASLREKLDDEMIVEFTLFASFYCAVVRVLATLEIDLEPELLPLLKRFPLP, from the coding sequence ATGGCCCGCGTCCGCTATGTCGCCCCCGAGGAACTGTCACCCGAGGACAAGGACGTGATCTGGCGCGACCGGCCGATCTATCGCGCGCTGGCCAACAGCCTAGACGGTGCGCGCGCCTTCAACGGCATCGCGCGCTGGATCCGCTTCAAGAGCAGGCTCGACGGCAGGCTGCGCGAGCTGGTGATCCTGCAGATCGGCTACGTCGCATCCTCGCCCTACGAATGGGCGCACCACATCGAGATCGGCCGCGAGTTCGGCGTGAGCGACGCGGACATCGACGCGCTGATCCTCGAATCGAAGGGCGACACGAGTTCGCTGCCGGCCTTCGAGCGTGCCCTGCTCGCCGCCGCGCGCGAGATGGAAACCGGCCGCGGCGTCGCCGCCGCCACCTTCGCGTCGCTGCGCGAGAAGCTCGACGACGAGATGATCGTCGAGTTCACCCTGTTCGCCAGCTTCTATTGCGCCGTGGTGCGCGTGCTGGCGACGCTGGAGATCGACCTCGAGCCCGAGCTGCTGCCGCTGCTCAAGCGGTTTCCGCTGCCGTGA
- a CDS encoding carbohydrate ABC transporter permease, producing MNAALSLPAAALRHLLLMGGAVVMLAPFVWMLSLSLRAPDDIFTSDLHLIPQKWDALRNYGAAFQKVPMHRYLLNGAVVTATIFILQVAFALPAAYALAKLRFGGAKPLFALVLFGLLIPSHVPAIPHYIMLSEAKLLNSYAGLVMPSIISVFGIFWIRQFFRTVPDDLLHAARLDGMGEFEIVWRIMLPAAAPALTAFGILSVVIHWNDYFWPLLIVTSPDMAMPALGTVYLRNTEAGIDYGPLMAGAVIITAPLVLFFLAAQRRFIEGMTLSGIK from the coding sequence ATGAATGCCGCGCTCTCCCTGCCCGCCGCGGCGCTGCGCCATCTGCTGCTGATGGGTGGCGCGGTTGTGATGCTGGCGCCCTTCGTCTGGATGCTGTCGCTGTCGCTGCGCGCGCCCGACGACATCTTCACGTCGGACTTGCACCTGATCCCGCAGAAATGGGACGCGCTGCGCAACTATGGCGCCGCCTTTCAGAAGGTGCCGATGCACCGCTACCTGCTGAATGGCGCCGTGGTGACGGCGACGATCTTCATCCTGCAGGTCGCCTTCGCCCTGCCTGCCGCCTACGCGCTGGCCAAGCTGCGCTTCGGTGGCGCCAAGCCGCTGTTCGCCCTGGTGCTGTTCGGCCTGCTGATCCCCTCGCACGTGCCGGCGATCCCGCACTACATCATGCTGAGCGAGGCCAAGCTGCTGAACTCCTATGCCGGCCTGGTGATGCCCTCGATCATCTCGGTGTTCGGCATCTTCTGGATCCGCCAGTTCTTCCGCACCGTACCCGACGACCTGCTGCATGCCGCACGTCTCGACGGCATGGGCGAGTTCGAGATCGTCTGGCGCATCATGCTGCCGGCGGCCGCGCCGGCACTGACCGCTTTCGGCATCCTCTCCGTCGTCATCCACTGGAACGACTATTTCTGGCCGCTGCTGATCGTCACCAGCCCGGACATGGCGATGCCGGCGCTGGGCACGGTCTACCTGCGCAACACCGAGGCCGGCATCGACTACGGCCCGCTGATGGCCGGCGCCGTGATCATCACCGCGCCGCTGGTGCTGTTCTTTCTCGCCGCTCAACGGCGGTTCATCGAGGGCATGACGCTCTCGGGCATCAAGTGA
- a CDS encoding ABC transporter ATP-binding protein: MAGVSLRTIGKSFGATEVLRDVSLDIGEREFLTLLGPSGCGKSTLLRVIAGLERQDLGSVIIGGRAIDGLRPAERDVAMVFQSYALYPHMSAGENIAVPLMMRRSRPWQRLPVLRWMGPQARRIRRDVEAEVARVASSLDIGHLLARRPGQLSGGQRQRVALARAMVRQPRAFLMDEPLSNLDAKLRVQARAEIAELHRRLATTFVYVTHDQAEAMTMSDRVAVMMDGRILQVAAPSAIYDDPADLRVAEFVGSPRINTLGGVIRKDGAVEVDGTIMPIRPKADAGSRVTLAFRPEHATLDAHDAVGAIPGVVRHRENLGSDLFAHVLPVGARQPLILRLEPQRIGEVPMDSAVGIRPSPLHILAFDADGRRLARFA; the protein is encoded by the coding sequence ATGGCTGGGGTGTCGCTGCGGACGATCGGCAAGTCGTTCGGCGCCACCGAAGTGCTGCGCGACGTGTCGCTCGACATCGGCGAGCGCGAATTCCTCACCCTGCTGGGACCGTCGGGCTGCGGCAAGAGCACCCTGCTGCGCGTGATCGCCGGCCTGGAGCGCCAGGATCTCGGCAGCGTCATCATCGGCGGCCGCGCCATCGACGGGCTGCGGCCGGCCGAGCGCGACGTGGCGATGGTGTTCCAGAGCTACGCGCTCTATCCGCATATGAGCGCCGGCGAGAACATCGCCGTGCCGCTGATGATGCGCCGCTCGCGCCCGTGGCAGCGCCTGCCCGTGCTGCGCTGGATGGGCCCGCAGGCGCGGCGCATCCGCCGCGATGTCGAGGCCGAGGTGGCGCGTGTCGCCAGCTCGCTCGACATCGGCCATCTGCTGGCGCGCCGCCCCGGCCAGCTCTCCGGCGGCCAGCGCCAGCGCGTGGCGTTGGCGCGTGCCATGGTGCGCCAGCCGCGCGCCTTCCTGATGGACGAGCCGCTCAGCAACCTCGACGCCAAGCTGCGGGTACAGGCGCGCGCCGAGATCGCCGAGCTGCATCGACGGCTCGCCACCACCTTCGTCTACGTCACGCACGACCAGGCCGAGGCGATGACCATGTCGGACCGCGTCGCCGTCATGATGGACGGCCGCATCCTGCAGGTCGCGGCGCCCTCGGCGATCTACGACGATCCCGCCGACCTGCGTGTCGCGGAGTTCGTCGGCAGCCCCCGCATCAACACGTTGGGCGGCGTTATCCGCAAGGACGGTGCGGTCGAGGTCGACGGCACCATCATGCCGATCCGCCCCAAGGCCGACGCCGGCAGCCGAGTCACGCTCGCCTTCCGCCCCGAGCACGCCACGCTCGATGCGCATGATGCGGTCGGCGCGATCCCCGGCGTCGTGCGCCATCGCGAGAATCTCGGCTCGGATCTGTTCGCGCATGTCCTGCCCGTCGGTGCACGCCAGCCGCTGATCCTGCGGCTTGAGCCGCAGCGCATCGGCGAGGTACCGATGGACAGCGCGGTTGGCATACGTCCGTCGCCGCTGCACATCCTGGCCTTCGACGCCGATGGCCGCCGGCTGGCGAGATTCGCGTGA
- a CDS encoding DUF1127 domain-containing protein → MTIFTIADLRDHPTESILSRVPGTLALWRKRARERAEIAQLSARDARDLGIDPGLLAYEASKPFWRA, encoded by the coding sequence ATGACCATCTTCACCATCGCCGACCTGCGCGACCATCCGACCGAGAGCATCCTCTCGCGCGTGCCCGGCACGCTGGCGCTGTGGCGCAAGCGCGCGCGCGAGCGGGCCGAGATCGCCCAGCTGAGCGCCCGCGACGCGCGCGACCTCGGGATCGATCCCGGCCTGCTGGCCTACGAGGCGAGCAAGCCCTTCTGGCGGGCCTGA
- a CDS encoding transcriptional regulator GcvA: MRRALPSLNGLRAFEAAARHLSFTEAANELNVTQAAISHQIRGLEDRLGLKLFIRRNRALLLSEAGQAYLPGIRQAFDLLHEATERLLQKDASGPLTVTTTASFATKWLVPRLGGFQQKHPEIDVRISTSTHLVDFGRDDIDVGIRYGRGHWGGLHAEFLVAEDVFPVCSPALLKGPKALRRPSDLKNHTLLHVSTFRDDWQVWLTAANVKGVDPSRGVLFDLALASIQAAIDGVGVALGHRPLVAADLKAGRLVAPFDVALPSDSAYYVVAPSERLRRPKIKAFVQWLLESVARERAAS; the protein is encoded by the coding sequence ATGCGCCGTGCGCTGCCCTCTCTCAACGGCCTGCGAGCCTTCGAGGCCGCGGCGCGGCACCTCTCCTTCACCGAGGCGGCCAACGAGCTCAACGTCACGCAGGCGGCGATCAGCCATCAGATCCGCGGGCTCGAGGATCGTCTCGGCTTGAAGCTCTTCATCCGGCGCAATCGCGCGCTGCTGCTGAGCGAGGCGGGCCAGGCCTACCTGCCGGGCATTCGCCAGGCCTTCGACCTCCTGCACGAAGCCACCGAGCGCCTGCTGCAGAAGGACGCCTCGGGTCCGCTCACCGTGACCACGACGGCATCGTTCGCCACCAAGTGGCTGGTGCCGCGCCTGGGCGGCTTCCAGCAGAAGCATCCCGAGATCGACGTGCGCATCTCGACCAGCACCCACCTGGTCGATTTCGGGCGCGACGACATCGATGTCGGCATCCGCTACGGCCGCGGCCATTGGGGCGGCCTGCACGCCGAGTTCCTGGTCGCCGAGGACGTCTTTCCGGTCTGCTCGCCCGCGTTGCTCAAGGGGCCCAAGGCGCTGCGCAGGCCCTCCGACCTGAAGAACCACACGCTGCTGCACGTCTCGACCTTCCGCGACGACTGGCAGGTCTGGCTGACGGCGGCCAACGTCAAGGGCGTCGATCCCTCGCGCGGCGTGCTCTTCGACCTGGCGCTGGCCTCGATCCAGGCGGCAATCGACGGCGTCGGCGTCGCCCTGGGCCATCGCCCGCTGGTCGCCGCCGACCTGAAGGCCGGCCGTCTGGTGGCGCCCTTCGACGTCGCGCTGCCGAGCGACAGCGCCTACTACGTCGTCGCGCCGTCGGAGCGCCTGCGGCGGCCCAAGATCAAGGCCTTCGTGCAGTGGCTGCTGGAGTCCGTGGCGCGCGAGCGCGCGGCGAGCTGA
- a CDS encoding carbohydrate ABC transporter permease, which produces MLLVALVCAVAFVWAAPFIWTLVASFRTEGAGSAGMATLIPDLNPTLSNFRNALDSGTFGLYYLNTAIVVTGVLLVQCVTVSLAGYAFARLRFAGRDVLFYVFLLQLMLVPPALIVPNLRTVVDLGLYDSLAGAMAPYFASAFGTFLMRQTFRAIPRDFEEAAAIDGAPWWAVVWYVLLPMARPGLVAFAIVSVTAHWNEFLWPLMVINDPNSHTLTIGLAAFTRGAEGGKEWGVLAAGTLLVMAPLAVAFVAFQRRFVDSFVFSGIKG; this is translated from the coding sequence ATGCTGCTGGTGGCGCTGGTTTGCGCCGTCGCCTTCGTCTGGGCCGCGCCGTTCATCTGGACGCTGGTGGCCTCGTTCCGGACCGAGGGCGCGGGTAGCGCCGGCATGGCGACGCTGATCCCCGACCTCAATCCGACGCTGTCGAACTTCCGCAACGCGCTCGATAGCGGCACCTTCGGCCTCTACTACCTCAACACCGCGATCGTCGTGACCGGCGTGTTGCTGGTGCAGTGCGTCACCGTCAGCCTCGCCGGCTACGCCTTCGCGCGGCTGCGCTTCGCCGGCCGCGACGTGCTGTTCTACGTCTTCCTGCTGCAGCTCATGCTGGTGCCGCCGGCGCTGATCGTGCCCAACCTGCGCACGGTGGTCGACCTTGGCCTCTACGACTCGCTGGCGGGCGCGATGGCGCCGTACTTCGCCTCGGCCTTCGGCACCTTCCTGATGCGCCAGACCTTCCGCGCCATCCCGCGCGACTTCGAGGAGGCGGCCGCGATCGACGGCGCGCCGTGGTGGGCGGTGGTCTGGTACGTCCTGCTGCCCATGGCGCGGCCCGGCCTGGTCGCCTTCGCCATCGTCTCGGTCACCGCCCACTGGAACGAGTTCCTGTGGCCGCTGATGGTGATCAACGACCCGAACAGCCACACGCTGACCATCGGCCTCGCGGCGTTCACGCGCGGCGCCGAGGGCGGCAAGGAATGGGGCGTGCTGGCGGCCGGCACGCTTCTGGTCATGGCGCCGCTCGCCGTGGCCTTCGTCGCGTTCCAGCGCCGCTTTGTCGACAGCTTCGTGTTCAGCGGCATCAAGGGATAG
- a CDS encoding sugar ABC transporter permease has translation MRVSVASLPATESADVASGIGRQAHAEALAAWALAAPATFLLFAILLLPTLATVLLSFTDWQFGAAAFNWVGLNNYAKLFGDRVFWKSLSNTLLYVGFVVPASVALALFAAILIESGTSLRGFYRAAYFLPVTATLIAMATVWEIMLHPSIGLINLLSDSLGLGKHNWLKHPDLALASLAAIGVWQMVGLNMVLFLAGLKSIPRDLYEAAAIDGADGWWSRFTTVTWPMLGPASLFVLVISSIRSFQVFDTVAVLTEGGPNKATEVLLYTMYQEGFGFFRAGYGAAITVVFLVFVLLLTLLKVRLAERRVHYA, from the coding sequence ATTCGCGTGAGCGTCGCCTCGCTGCCCGCGACCGAGAGCGCCGACGTCGCATCGGGCATCGGCCGGCAGGCGCACGCCGAGGCGCTCGCCGCCTGGGCGCTGGCGGCACCGGCGACGTTCCTGCTCTTCGCCATCCTGCTGCTGCCGACCTTGGCGACTGTGCTGCTGTCCTTCACCGACTGGCAGTTCGGTGCAGCGGCCTTCAACTGGGTCGGGCTGAACAACTACGCCAAGCTGTTCGGCGACCGCGTGTTCTGGAAGTCGCTCTCCAACACGCTGCTCTATGTCGGCTTCGTCGTGCCCGCCTCGGTGGCGCTGGCGCTGTTCGCCGCCATCCTGATCGAATCTGGCACCTCCCTGCGCGGCTTTTACCGCGCTGCCTACTTCCTGCCGGTGACCGCCACCCTGATCGCCATGGCGACGGTGTGGGAAATCATGCTGCATCCCAGCATCGGCCTGATCAATCTGCTGAGCGATTCGCTTGGCCTGGGCAAGCACAACTGGCTGAAGCATCCCGACCTGGCACTGGCCTCGCTTGCGGCGATCGGCGTCTGGCAGATGGTCGGCCTGAACATGGTGCTGTTCCTCGCCGGGCTGAAATCCATCCCGCGCGACCTCTACGAAGCAGCTGCGATCGACGGGGCCGACGGATGGTGGAGTCGCTTCACGACGGTGACCTGGCCGATGCTGGGACCGGCCTCGCTGTTCGTGCTGGTGATCTCCTCGATCCGCAGCTTCCAGGTCTTCGACACGGTGGCCGTGCTCACCGAAGGCGGTCCGAACAAGGCTACCGAGGTGCTGCTCTACACCATGTACCAGGAGGGCTTCGGCTTCTTCCGTGCCGGCTACGGGGCGGCGATCACCGTCGTCTTCCTCGTCTTCGTGTTGCTGCTGACCTTGCTGAAGGTACGGCTGGCCGAGCGCCGCGTGCACTACGCATGA